A portion of the Lolium rigidum isolate FL_2022 chromosome 1, APGP_CSIRO_Lrig_0.1, whole genome shotgun sequence genome contains these proteins:
- the LOC124671783 gene encoding triacylglycerol lipase OBL1-like, with product MDGRDEYFCDFMELKPHKGGVRSLLHLLCSGDVAENDVVECPPGTTEDQPSKSNRWVIFVSVVAQMLLLWVKTPLAKLGEAVEYWMNFFTVNGGGVLKLIRNAMEGKVRIPDRESPNYRSLIGLLDTRIELDEKIKPEHSNYHAALGIMASKIAYENEVVIKTVVENHWQMKFLEFFNCYNDDWSTDVDLSWYEIPDVGRAHGGFMKALGLQPTGWPAKIDASKERPFAYYAIRDALKKVLAANPRAKFVVTGHSLGGALAVLFPAILALHGGQDENDELLARLHGVYTYGQPRVGDQRFGEFVERLLDTPGARRRYFRFVYSNDVVPRVPYDGGAHLFKHFGQCVYVDSLYRAQGMKEEPNKNYFSPAFLVPKYANAAWELARGLVIGQVAGAEYVEGWVMRISRALGLLIPGLPPHSPQDYVNATRLAGASLDLLLRDH from the exons ATGGACGGCCGGGATGAATACTTCTGCGACTTCATGGAGCTGAAGCCGCACAAGGGCGGCGTCCGCAGCCTCCTCCACCTTCTGTGCTCCGGCGACGTCGCCGAGAACGACGTTGTCGAATGTCCCCCTGGCACGACCGAAGACCAACCGTCGAAGTCGAACAGGTGGGTCATCTTCGTCTCCGTCGTGGCACAGATGCTGCTGCTGTGGGTGAAGACGCCTTTGGCAAAGCTCGGGGAGGCCGTCGAGTACTGGATGAACTTCTTCACGGTCAACGGCGGCGGGGTGCTCAAGCTTATCAGGAACGCCATGGAAG GCAAAGTACGAATTCCAGACAGAGAATCTCCCAACTACCGATCGCTCATCGGGCTTCTGGACACGAGAATCGAGCTGGACGAGAAGATCAAGCCAGAGCATAGCAACTACCACGCTGCTCTCGGCATCATGGCCTCCAAAATTGCCTACGAGAACGAGGTCGTCATCAAGACCGTCGTCGAAAACCATTGGCAGATGAAATTTCTCGAGTTCTTCAACTGCTATAAT GATGACTGGAGCACGGACGTGGACCTCTCCTGGTACGAGATCCCGGATGTGGGCAGGGCACACGGCGGCTTCATGAAGGCGCTCGGGCTGCAGCCGACCGGCTGGCCGGCGAAGATCGACGCGAGCAAGGAGCGGCCGTTCGCCTACTACGCCATCCGCGACGCGCTCAAGAAGGTCCTGGCGGCCAACCCGCGCGCCAAGTTCGTCGTCACGGGCCACAGCCTCGGCGGCGCGCTGGCGGTGCTATTCCCGGCCATCCTCGCCCTGCACGGCGGGCAAGACGAGAACGACGAGCTGCTGGCCAGGCTTCACGGCGTGTACACGTACGGGCAGCCCCGCGTCGGGGACCAGCGGTTCGGGGAGTTCGTGGAGCGGCTCCTGGACACGCCGGGGGCGAGGAGGAGGTACTTCCGGTTCGTGTACTCCAACGACGTGGTGCCGCGGGTGCCGTACGACGGCGGCGCGCACCTGTTCAAGCACTTCGGGCAGTGCGTCTACGTCGACTCGTTGTACAGGGCGCAGGGCATGAAGGAGGAGCCGAACAAGAACTACTTCTCGCCGGCGTTCCTGGTGCCCAAGTACGCGAACGCGGCGTGGGAGCTCGCCAGGGGGCTCGTGATCGGGCAGGTTGCAGGGGCGGAGTACGTGGAGGGGTGGGTGATGAGGATCTCCCGGGCGCTCGGGCTGCTGATCCCCGGCCTGCCGCCGCACTCGCCGCAGGACTACGTGAACGCTACCAGGCTCGCGGGCGCGTCGCTGGACTTGCTTCTCCGTGACCATTGA
- the LOC124671793 gene encoding UDP-glycosyltransferase 73C6-like — protein sequence MGHQGASNGVGGDDIGSAARAHFVLVPLMYQGHVIPAVDTAMLLATHGALASVVATPYNAARIRPTIDFARRSGLPIRLVELPLDCAAVGLPEGADDVDKIPPALHTNYFDALALLAAPLEQHLRAHPPYPTCIVSDFCHSWTVGVAASLNVPRLSLYSMCAFCLLCQHNVERFNSYEGVAHDNEPVVVPGLEKRIEVTRAQAPGFFRAPGFDHLADAIECARAKADGVVMNSFLEMEPEYVAGYEAARNMKVWTIGPVSLYHRYAATLAARGNTTTAIAADECIRWLDDKEPNSVAYVSFGSIVHADPKQVMELGLGLEASGHPFIWVLKNPDHYGEAVREFLGELEERVAGRGMLIKGWSPQVLILNHAAVGGFVTHCGWNSTLEAIAAGLPVVTWPHFSDQFLNEKLAVEVLGIGVSIGVKEPLVWRIDNKEIVVGRAVVEAAVRSIMDGGDEGEGRRRKALALSEKARAAVEEGGSSLANLLDLIKRFEVDAGGCTTE from the coding sequence atgGGTCACCAAGGAGCATCGAACGGCGTGGGGGGCGACGACATCGGCAGCGCCGCTAGGGCGCACTTCGTGCTGGTCCCGCTGATGTACCAGGGCCACGTGATCCCGGCGGTGGACACGGCGATGCTGCTGGCCACCCACGGCGCGCTCGCCAGCGTCGTGGCCACGCCGTACAACGCCGCGCGCATCCGCCCGACGATCGACTTCGCGCGGCGGTCCGGCCTGCCCATCCGGCTCGTCGAGCTCCCGCTCGACTGCGCCGCGGTGGGCCTGCCCGAGGGAGCCGACGACGTCGACAAGATCCCGCCGGCGCTCCACACGAACTACTTCGACGCGCTGGCGCTCCTCGCGGCGCCGCTCGAGCAACACCTCCGCGCGCACCCGCCGTACCCGACGTGCATCGTGTCCGACTTCTGCCACTCCTGGACCGTGGGTGTCGCGGCGAGCCTGAACGTTCCCCGCCTCAGCTTGTACAGCATGTGCGCGTTCTGCCTCCTGTGCCAGCACAACGTGGAGAGGTTCAACTCGTACGAAGGCGTGGCCCACGACAACGAGCCGGTGGTTGTGCCAGGCCTGGAGAAGAGGATCGAGGTGACGAGGGCGCAAGCCCCTGGCTTTTTCCGGGCGCCCGGGTTCGACCATCTAGCCGACGCCATCGAGTGCGCGCGGGCCAAAGCGGACGGCGTCGTCATGAACTCCTTCCTGGAGATGGAGCCGGAGTACGTCGCCGGGTACGAGGCCGCCAGGAACATGAAGGTGTGGACCATCGGCCCGGTCTCGCTCTACCACCGGTACGCTGCGACGCTAGCAGCGAGAGGGAACACgaccaccgccatcgctgccgacGAGTGCATCCGGTGGCTGGACGACAAGGAGCCCAACAGCGTCGCGTACGTCAGCTTCGGGAGTATCGTGCATGCGGATCCGAAGCAGGTCATGGAGCTGGGGCTCGGGCTGGAGGCGTCCGGCCACCCGTTCATCTGGGTCCTGAAGAACCCGGATCACTACGGCGAGGCGGTGCGCGAGTTCCTGGGGGAACTCGAGGAGCGCGTCGCCGGGCGCGGCATGCTGATCAAAGGCTGGTCGCCGCAGGTGCTGATCCTGAACCACGCGGCGGTGGGCGGCTTCGTGACGCACTGCGGCTGGAACTCCACGCTGGAGGCGATCGCGGCCGGGCTGCCGGTGGTGACGTGGCCGCACTTCTCCGACCAGTTCTTGAACGAGAAGCTGGCCGTGGAGGTGCTGGGGATCGGCGTGAGCATCGGGGTCAAGGAGCCGTTGGTGTGGCGGATAGATAACAAAGAGATCGTGGTGGGGAGAGctgtggtggaggcggcggtcagGAGCATCATGGATGGAGGAGATGAGGGGGAGGGCAGGAGGCGGAAGGCACTCGCGCTCTCGGAGAAGGCGAGGGCGGCAGTTGAAGAGGGCGGGTCGTCACTTGCTAATTTGCTTGATTTGATCAAGCGTTTCGAGGTGGACGCAGGAGGTTGCACGACTGAGTGA